A single window of Nasonia vitripennis strain AsymCx chromosome 4, Nvit_psr_1.1, whole genome shotgun sequence DNA harbors:
- the LOC100115759 gene encoding phosphofurin acidic cluster sorting protein 2 isoform X1 produces MAERTKTSAPANRPVPMKLFATWEVDRTPSNCIPRLCTLTLTRLVILRPLGADLASVSIAVKMQSSKRTLRSNEMAVPPSGMLDTELELQFALQYPHFLKRDGNKLLVLLQRRKRYKNRTMLGYKTLAEGVINMAQVLQKQMDLELELVSDKAEKYGGHSLARVNVVALSSQPVDHDKRLMNDPNERLCQEFSDEEEEFSSEGEAEGSDSEPTLEVHRRKSRTKMPANARQRNLKQKFIALLKRFRVSEELEHDQEEISQKISGGEMEIEELFDELEDLSDSGPELDTMSVSSTPKPSLRPFFSSSRSLLAPPHSVVTSEETGNNSVAASATQLAPGQPKEKSRVGHTTPERGVDRQSDDSSRRADSDSHAENWTDHEANDPAPNNALAGSPPKTSSEQQQHKEKNESGDRKSRLFARDRGTPGSNKTKKHSLSVDLKPASDLNSSEPRKALVEQLSRVLPDDSLPESVALVSLSDPGGAVLAARLQERNLRVLTTASPADVRATFTCLIARIQKFCNSSAKPPAPIKVVIAGGDSFINTVLRHYVDLLSFRPPDWMHYLRFLVVPLGSNTLSRYLASIDARYALLFGDEWRELAEREGANASESAARVVEYLASSGTTLQLPIAEAMVTYRETDDSSQIFVPFINDVRVGCPDSSASASVDLDEGGVTTSGSPPSLPPASLPLGPPPGRLTPPSSPNVGQPRDGWEPVELQLDYWGKPALGEKGKSSLRQAFRVLHVQRLPAFGEPPGQSLYMNYLTKEKKQKIMRLGKKKEKEKENEPKSQQVDGVTRLICSAKTHNIPLRVSIDGTEWYGVKFFQLSAQWQTHIKNFPIAMLAYNSQQQSPSLT; encoded by the exons ACTCTGCACGCTGACGCTCACGCGATTGGTCATCCTGCGGCCCTTGGGCGCCGACTTGGCTTCCGTCAGCATCGCCGTGAAAATGCAGAGCTCGAAGCGCACACTGCGCTCGAACGAGATGGCCGTGCCGCCGAGTGGTATGCTCGACACCGAACTCGAGCTTCAATTCGCTCTGCAGTATCCGCACTTTCTCAAACGCGACGGGAACAAACTGCTTGTGTTGCTGCAGAGGCGCAAACGCTACAAGAACCGAACTATGCTCGGCTACAAGACTCTCGCCGAGGGGGTCATCAATATGGCACAG GTACTGCAGAAGCAAATGGACCTGGAGTTGGAGCTGGTCTCGGACAAAGCCGAGAAGTACGGTGGCCACTCGCTGGCGCGCGTCAACGTCGTGGCGCTGAGCAGTCAGCCGGTGGACCATGATAAAAGACTGATGAACGACCCGAATGAGCGTCTGTGCCAGGAGTTCAGCGATGAGGAAGAGGAATTCAGTTCGGAGGGCGAGGCCGAGGGCAGCGATAGCGAGCCCACCCTTGAAGTGCACCGCAGGAAAAGCCGTACCAAGATGCCAGCTAACGCGAGG CAAAGGAATCTAAAGCAGAAATTTATCGCTCTGTTAAAGCGGTTTAGGGTTTCCGAGGAGTTGGAACACGATCAAGAAGAAATTAGTCAGAAAATATCAG GTGGCGAAATGGAAATCGAGGAGCTGTTCGACGAGCTGGAAGACCTGTCGGACAGCGGACCGGAACTGGACACGATGTCAGTCAGCAGCACGCCTAAGCCGTCGCTGCGCCCCTTCTTCAGCTCTAGTCGCTCCCTCCTCGCTCCCCCGCACTCCG TAGTAACCAGCGAGGAGACTGGGAACAACTCGGTGGCGGCGTCAGCCACTCAACTCGCCCCCGGCCAGCCCAAGGAGAAATCGCGTGTCGGACACACAACCCCAG AGCGCGGCGTGGACCGACAGAGCGACGACAGCTCGCGCCGCGCCGACAGCGACTCGCACGCTGAGAACTGGACGGACCACGAGGCCAACGATCCGGCGCCGAATAACGCGCTCGCGGGCTCGCCGCCCAAGACGAGcagcgagcagcagcagcacaaggAGAAGAACGAGTCCGGAGACAGGAAGAGCAGGCTCTTCGCCAGGGACAGGGGCACGCCCGGAAGCAACAAGACCAAGAAGCACAGCCTCAGCGTCGACCTCAAGCCCGCCAGCGATCTCAACAGCTCCGAG CCGAGGAAGGCGTTGGTGGAGCAGCTGAGCCGAGTCCTGCCGGACGACTCCCTGCCGGAGTCCGTAGCCCTGGTGTCTCTCTCCGATCCCGGGGGCGCGGTCCTGGCGGCCAGGTTACAGGAGCGCAATCTGCGCGTCCTCACCACGGCCTCGCCCGCCGACGtgcgcgcgaccttcacgtGCCTCATCGCGCGGATACAAAAGTT CTGCAACAGCTCGGCCAAGCCTCCGGCGCCCATCAAGGTGGTCATAGCCGGCGGCGACAGCTTCATCAACACGGTGCTGCGCCACTACGTCGACCTGCTGAGCTTCAGGCCGCCCGACTGGATGCACTACCTGCGCTTCCTGGTGGTGCCCCTTGGCTCGAACACTCTCTCAAGGTATCTGGCCTCGATCGACGCGAGGTACGCCCTGCTCTTCGGCGACGAGTGGCGGGAGCTCGCCGAACGCGAGGGAGCCAACGCCAGCGAGAGCGCCGCAAGGGTGGTCGAGTACCTCGCGTCGTCCGGGACGACGCTGCAGTTGCCCATCGCCGAGGCCATGGTCACCTACAG AGAAACGGACGACAGCAGTCAGATCTTCGTGCCGTTCATAAACGACGTGCGCGTCGGCTGTCCCGACAGTAGTGCCTCCGCCTCGGTCGATCTCGACGAGGGCGGCGTCACCACGTCGGGCTCGCCGCCGTCGCTGCCGCCGGCTTCGCTGCCGCTGGGCCCGCCGCCCGGTCGGCTCACACCGCCGAGCAGCCCCAACGTCGGCCAGCCTCGGGACGGCTGGGAGCCCGTCGAGCTCCAACTAGACTACTGGGGCAAGCCCGCCCTCGGCGAGAAGGGCAAGAGCTCGCTGAGACAGGCCTTCAGAGTGCTGCACGTGCAGAGACTGCCGGCCTTTGGCGAGCCACCTGGACAAAGTCTCTACATGAACTACTTGACCAAggagaagaagcagaaga TAATGAGGCTTGgcaagaagaaggagaaggagaaaGAAAACGAGCCAAAGAGTCAGCAGGTCGACGGCGTCACACGGCTAATATGCTCGGCCAAGACTCACAACATTCCACTGAGAG TGAGCATCGACGGCACGGAGTGGTACGGCGTCAAGTTCTTCCAGCTGTCGGCGCAGTGGCAGACGCACATCAAGAACTTCCCGATTGCGATGCTGGCCTACAActcgcagcagcagtcgcCCAGTCTCACGTGA
- the LOC100115759 gene encoding phosphofurin acidic cluster sorting protein 2 isoform X2 yields MAERTKTSAPANRPVPMKLFATWEVDRTPSNCIPRLCTLTLTRLVILRPLGADLASVSIAVKMQSSKRTLRSNEMAVPPSGMLDTELELQFALQYPHFLKRDGNKLLVLLQRRKRYKNRTMLGYKTLAEGVINMAQVLQKQMDLELELVSDKAEKYGGHSLARVNVVALSSQPVDHDKRLMNDPNERLCQEFSDEEEEFSSEGEAEGSDSEPTLEVHRRKSRTKMPANARQRNLKQKFIALLKRFRVSEELEHDQEEISQKISGGEMEIEELFDELEDLSDSGPELDTMSVSSTPKPSLRPFFSSSRSLLAPPHSERGVDRQSDDSSRRADSDSHAENWTDHEANDPAPNNALAGSPPKTSSEQQQHKEKNESGDRKSRLFARDRGTPGSNKTKKHSLSVDLKPASDLNSSEPRKALVEQLSRVLPDDSLPESVALVSLSDPGGAVLAARLQERNLRVLTTASPADVRATFTCLIARIQKFCNSSAKPPAPIKVVIAGGDSFINTVLRHYVDLLSFRPPDWMHYLRFLVVPLGSNTLSRYLASIDARYALLFGDEWRELAEREGANASESAARVVEYLASSGTTLQLPIAEAMVTYRETDDSSQIFVPFINDVRVGCPDSSASASVDLDEGGVTTSGSPPSLPPASLPLGPPPGRLTPPSSPNVGQPRDGWEPVELQLDYWGKPALGEKGKSSLRQAFRVLHVQRLPAFGEPPGQSLYMNYLTKEKKQKIMRLGKKKEKEKENEPKSQQVDGVTRLICSAKTHNIPLRVSIDGTEWYGVKFFQLSAQWQTHIKNFPIAMLAYNSQQQSPSLT; encoded by the exons ACTCTGCACGCTGACGCTCACGCGATTGGTCATCCTGCGGCCCTTGGGCGCCGACTTGGCTTCCGTCAGCATCGCCGTGAAAATGCAGAGCTCGAAGCGCACACTGCGCTCGAACGAGATGGCCGTGCCGCCGAGTGGTATGCTCGACACCGAACTCGAGCTTCAATTCGCTCTGCAGTATCCGCACTTTCTCAAACGCGACGGGAACAAACTGCTTGTGTTGCTGCAGAGGCGCAAACGCTACAAGAACCGAACTATGCTCGGCTACAAGACTCTCGCCGAGGGGGTCATCAATATGGCACAG GTACTGCAGAAGCAAATGGACCTGGAGTTGGAGCTGGTCTCGGACAAAGCCGAGAAGTACGGTGGCCACTCGCTGGCGCGCGTCAACGTCGTGGCGCTGAGCAGTCAGCCGGTGGACCATGATAAAAGACTGATGAACGACCCGAATGAGCGTCTGTGCCAGGAGTTCAGCGATGAGGAAGAGGAATTCAGTTCGGAGGGCGAGGCCGAGGGCAGCGATAGCGAGCCCACCCTTGAAGTGCACCGCAGGAAAAGCCGTACCAAGATGCCAGCTAACGCGAGG CAAAGGAATCTAAAGCAGAAATTTATCGCTCTGTTAAAGCGGTTTAGGGTTTCCGAGGAGTTGGAACACGATCAAGAAGAAATTAGTCAGAAAATATCAG GTGGCGAAATGGAAATCGAGGAGCTGTTCGACGAGCTGGAAGACCTGTCGGACAGCGGACCGGAACTGGACACGATGTCAGTCAGCAGCACGCCTAAGCCGTCGCTGCGCCCCTTCTTCAGCTCTAGTCGCTCCCTCCTCGCTCCCCCGCACTCCG AGCGCGGCGTGGACCGACAGAGCGACGACAGCTCGCGCCGCGCCGACAGCGACTCGCACGCTGAGAACTGGACGGACCACGAGGCCAACGATCCGGCGCCGAATAACGCGCTCGCGGGCTCGCCGCCCAAGACGAGcagcgagcagcagcagcacaaggAGAAGAACGAGTCCGGAGACAGGAAGAGCAGGCTCTTCGCCAGGGACAGGGGCACGCCCGGAAGCAACAAGACCAAGAAGCACAGCCTCAGCGTCGACCTCAAGCCCGCCAGCGATCTCAACAGCTCCGAG CCGAGGAAGGCGTTGGTGGAGCAGCTGAGCCGAGTCCTGCCGGACGACTCCCTGCCGGAGTCCGTAGCCCTGGTGTCTCTCTCCGATCCCGGGGGCGCGGTCCTGGCGGCCAGGTTACAGGAGCGCAATCTGCGCGTCCTCACCACGGCCTCGCCCGCCGACGtgcgcgcgaccttcacgtGCCTCATCGCGCGGATACAAAAGTT CTGCAACAGCTCGGCCAAGCCTCCGGCGCCCATCAAGGTGGTCATAGCCGGCGGCGACAGCTTCATCAACACGGTGCTGCGCCACTACGTCGACCTGCTGAGCTTCAGGCCGCCCGACTGGATGCACTACCTGCGCTTCCTGGTGGTGCCCCTTGGCTCGAACACTCTCTCAAGGTATCTGGCCTCGATCGACGCGAGGTACGCCCTGCTCTTCGGCGACGAGTGGCGGGAGCTCGCCGAACGCGAGGGAGCCAACGCCAGCGAGAGCGCCGCAAGGGTGGTCGAGTACCTCGCGTCGTCCGGGACGACGCTGCAGTTGCCCATCGCCGAGGCCATGGTCACCTACAG AGAAACGGACGACAGCAGTCAGATCTTCGTGCCGTTCATAAACGACGTGCGCGTCGGCTGTCCCGACAGTAGTGCCTCCGCCTCGGTCGATCTCGACGAGGGCGGCGTCACCACGTCGGGCTCGCCGCCGTCGCTGCCGCCGGCTTCGCTGCCGCTGGGCCCGCCGCCCGGTCGGCTCACACCGCCGAGCAGCCCCAACGTCGGCCAGCCTCGGGACGGCTGGGAGCCCGTCGAGCTCCAACTAGACTACTGGGGCAAGCCCGCCCTCGGCGAGAAGGGCAAGAGCTCGCTGAGACAGGCCTTCAGAGTGCTGCACGTGCAGAGACTGCCGGCCTTTGGCGAGCCACCTGGACAAAGTCTCTACATGAACTACTTGACCAAggagaagaagcagaaga TAATGAGGCTTGgcaagaagaaggagaaggagaaaGAAAACGAGCCAAAGAGTCAGCAGGTCGACGGCGTCACACGGCTAATATGCTCGGCCAAGACTCACAACATTCCACTGAGAG TGAGCATCGACGGCACGGAGTGGTACGGCGTCAAGTTCTTCCAGCTGTCGGCGCAGTGGCAGACGCACATCAAGAACTTCCCGATTGCGATGCTGGCCTACAActcgcagcagcagtcgcCCAGTCTCACGTGA